A segment of the Nitrospirota bacterium genome:
CGTATGATTTCATCACTTGAGGGTTTATCACCCCACACATAACCCATAATCGTATCGTTATAAACAATCTCGCCGCGATGCTTTAGCAGCAGATAAAACAGGTTCCAGGCTATTTTTGAAAGATTCACCTCCTCTGAGTCCTTATAAATCACCTGAGCGTCAATGTCAACCGTGATATTGTCTATTTTTATAAGGCTGTGAATATGAGATCTGTTTGACAGGGATTTTATTCTTAAGACCAGCTCTCTCAGATTAAACGGCTTTGTAAGGTAATCGTCGGCGCCAAAGGTAAAGCAGGTTTCTTTATCAGATATGTTTTCCTTGGAGGTAAGAATAAGTACAGGCGTGCTGATTCCCTTTGACCGTATATGTTTGAGAATGTCCTCGCCCTTAAGATATCTGAGCACCAGGTCAAGTATTATCACATCATAGGTATAATTATTCAGGTAATTAAAATACTCCCTCTCATCTGGCAGATAATCGCTGACAATGTCTTTTGTCTTTAAATATTCTTTCAGACTCTCACAGAGTATAGTATCATCCTCTATAATCAGTACTC
Coding sequences within it:
- a CDS encoding response regulator transcription factor, coding for MRVLIIEDDTILCESLKEYLKTKDIVSDYLPDEREYFNYLNNYTYDVIILDLVLRYLKGEDILKHIRSKGISTPVLILTSKENISDKETCFTFGADDYLTKPFNLRELVLRIKSLSNRSHIHSLIKIDNITVDIDAQVIYKDSEEVNLSKIAWNLFYLLLKHRGEIVYNDTIMGYVWGDKPSSDEIIRTYVKMLRKILPPDAISTYKGRGYKLNL